In Paracoccaceae bacterium Fryx2, a single genomic region encodes these proteins:
- the istA gene encoding IS21 family transposase codes for MAYKPITDQQLRVYMTDLQNHSQRTAAARAGFSERTARRFDADPTPPSHRKIIHGRTVADPLEDYWETDLLPLLEKDSALQSVTLLRHLQSAHPMAFPDDRIRRTLERRVRQWRALSGPERDIIFRQTPEPGYMGQSDFTHADELGVTIAGQPFPHLLYHFVMVYSRWEHVGVVLGGESFTALAENLQQALWSLGGVPQNHRTDSLSAAFRNLTVDQREDMTQRYDAFVSHYGMDASRNNRGEAHENGAVESQNRHLKSAINQALILRGSRDFACVKDYRRFVDMLVARRNKQRVAAVQAERTHLKPLPQRRTTDFTEIVAPVTRTGGFLIKSIFYSAPSQLIGQRLRVHLYDDRIEAFLGGTLVVTHPRARGRNDGHRVHVINYHHVIHALKRKPQALWSSIYRDSLFPRTEYAEAWKVLQRDLPRRDACRRMVDLLFIAHVQACEAELAHLLAADLDAGRVPEPKALVLLLAPKATALPRDVAVAHPSLDSFDALLGASA; via the coding sequence TTGGCCTACAAACCCATCACCGACCAGCAATTGAGAGTATACATGACCGACCTCCAAAATCACAGTCAGCGCACCGCGGCTGCCCGCGCCGGGTTCAGCGAACGGACCGCCAGACGCTTCGATGCCGACCCGACACCGCCTTCGCATCGTAAGATCATTCATGGGCGCACGGTGGCCGATCCCCTTGAAGACTATTGGGAGACCGATCTTCTTCCTCTGCTTGAGAAGGACAGCGCGTTGCAGTCCGTCACCCTGTTGCGCCACCTTCAAAGCGCGCATCCAATGGCGTTCCCCGATGATCGTATTCGGCGCACCCTGGAGCGGCGGGTGCGCCAGTGGCGGGCGCTGAGCGGCCCCGAGCGCGACATCATCTTCCGCCAGACGCCGGAGCCGGGATATATGGGCCAATCCGACTTCACCCATGCTGACGAGCTGGGCGTGACGATCGCAGGGCAGCCGTTCCCGCACCTGCTTTATCACTTCGTCATGGTCTACAGCCGCTGGGAACATGTCGGCGTGGTTCTTGGCGGCGAAAGCTTCACGGCCTTGGCCGAGAACCTGCAGCAGGCCCTTTGGTCGCTTGGCGGCGTGCCGCAAAACCACCGCACCGACAGCCTCTCAGCCGCTTTCCGTAATCTGACTGTCGATCAACGCGAAGATATGACGCAGCGCTATGATGCCTTCGTCAGTCATTACGGCATGGATGCCAGCCGCAACAACCGTGGTGAGGCCCACGAGAACGGGGCGGTGGAATCCCAGAACCGGCACCTCAAGTCCGCAATCAATCAGGCGTTGATCCTGCGCGGCAGCCGCGACTTCGCATGCGTCAAAGACTACCGGCGCTTTGTCGACATGCTGGTTGCCAGGCGCAACAAGCAACGGGTGGCTGCCGTTCAGGCAGAAAGGACGCATTTGAAGCCCTTGCCGCAACGGCGGACGACAGACTTCACTGAGATTGTGGCGCCGGTCACCCGGACGGGTGGGTTCCTGATCAAGAGCATCTTCTACAGCGCCCCATCGCAGTTGATCGGGCAACGTTTGCGGGTTCACCTCTACGATGACCGCATTGAGGCGTTTCTGGGCGGCACCCTCGTCGTGACCCATCCCCGGGCCCGTGGACGCAACGATGGCCATCGCGTCCACGTCATCAACTACCACCATGTCATCCACGCCCTGAAGCGCAAACCGCAAGCCCTGTGGAGTTCGATCTACCGCGACAGCCTGTTCCCCCGGACTGAATACGCCGAGGCATGGAAGGTATTGCAGCGGGACCTGCCAAGGCGGGACGCCTGCCGCCGGATGGTCGATCTGCTGTTCATTGCACATGTTCAAGCCTGTGAGGCGGAACTGGCGCATCTGCTGGCAGCAGACCTCGACGCAGGTCGGGTGCCGGAGCCCAAGGCCCTGGTGTTGCTGCTGGCTCCAAAGGCCACAGCATTGCCAAGGGACGTTGCTGTCGCTCACCCCTCGCTGGACAGCTTCGATGCTCTCTTGGGGGCAAGCGCATGA
- the istB gene encoding IS21-like element helper ATPase IstB: MTAREIDIHTLPSMLTALRLPSFHKLWAEIATRADTEGWPAARFLAVLAEYELAERDMRRIRRHLNEAQLPAGKTLATFDFKALPTLPRPRIEALAAGDWLDGGGNLIAIGNSGTGKTHILCAIGHALIEAGHRVFYTRTSDLVQRLQAARRDLVLEAALAKLDKFDLIILDDITYAHKDQAETGVLFELIARRYEYRSIAIAANQPFSGWDQIFPDKAMTVAAIDRLVHHASILEMNAESFRQRAAASNKRAQAEAPATTITDNQNEGET; encoded by the coding sequence ATGACCGCCCGCGAGATCGACATCCACACGCTGCCCAGCATGCTGACCGCGCTGCGGCTGCCCAGCTTCCACAAACTCTGGGCCGAGATTGCCACCCGCGCCGACACCGAAGGCTGGCCAGCCGCCCGTTTCCTTGCCGTTCTGGCGGAATATGAACTGGCCGAGCGGGACATGCGCCGCATCAGGCGGCATCTGAACGAGGCACAACTACCGGCAGGCAAAACACTGGCAACCTTCGACTTCAAGGCCCTGCCAACCTTGCCGCGCCCCCGCATCGAGGCCCTGGCGGCAGGCGATTGGCTGGACGGCGGCGGCAACCTGATCGCAATCGGCAACTCAGGCACCGGCAAGACCCACATCCTGTGCGCTATTGGTCATGCCTTGATCGAAGCAGGACATCGCGTCTTCTACACCCGGACCAGCGATCTCGTGCAGAGGCTTCAGGCCGCGCGACGCGACCTCGTTCTCGAGGCGGCCTTGGCCAAACTCGACAAGTTCGACCTGATCATCCTCGACGACATCACCTATGCCCACAAGGATCAGGCTGAAACCGGCGTCCTCTTCGAACTGATCGCTCGGCGCTATGAATATCGCAGCATCGCCATCGCGGCCAACCAACCGTTCAGCGGCTGGGATCAGATCTTCCCCGACAAAGCCATGACTGTCGCCGCCATCGACCGCCTCGTCCATCACGCCAGCATTCTTGAGATGAACGCCGAAAGCTTCCGTCAGCGCGCCGCCGCCTCAAACAAAAGGGCACAGGCCGAAGCCCCAGCGACAACCATCACCGACAACCAAAACGAAGGAGAAACCTAA
- the istA gene encoding IS21 family transposase: MAYKPINDQQLRLYMSDLRYHSQRTSAARAGFSERTARRFDANPTLPSNRKIVHGRTVADPLEGYWEGDILPLLERDSALQAVTLLRHLQGLHPLAFPDDRIRRTLERRVRQWRALNGPERDIIFRQTPEPGRMAQSDFTHAEELEVTIAGQLFPHLLYHFVMVYSRWEHVGVVLGGESFTALAENLQQALWSLGGAPQEHRTDSLSAAFRNLTADQRQDITTRYNAFVGHYGMEASRNNRGEAHENGAVESQNRHLKKAIEQALILRGSRDFASIEDYRRFIDILVARRNRQRAAATQVERAHLKPLPSRRTTDFTETVVPVTRTSGFLVKSIFYSAPSQLIGQRLRVHLYDDRLEAFLGSTLVVSHTRARGRGDGHRVHVINYHHVIHALRRKPQALWSSIYRDSLFPRTEYAEAWKVLQRDLPRRDACRRMVDLLFIAHDRACEAELAHLLAAELDAGRVPDPGPLASCLNPRQTALPRDVAVAHPSLDSFDALLGACA, encoded by the coding sequence TTGGCCTACAAACCCATCAACGACCAGCAATTGAGATTATACATGTCCGACCTCCGATATCACAGTCAGCGCACGTCGGCCGCCCGCGCCGGGTTCAGCGAGCGCACGGCCCGACGGTTCGATGCCAACCCGACGCTGCCCTCGAACCGCAAGATCGTTCACGGGCGCACGGTGGCCGATCCCCTCGAGGGTTATTGGGAGGGCGACATCCTTCCCTTGCTGGAGAGGGACAGCGCCTTGCAGGCCGTCACCCTGCTGCGCCACCTTCAGGGCCTGCACCCGCTGGCCTTCCCCGATGACCGGATCCGGCGCACCCTGGAACGGCGGGTGCGGCAGTGGCGGGCGCTGAACGGACCCGAGCGCGACATCATCTTCCGCCAGACGCCGGAGCCGGGCCGCATGGCCCAGTCCGACTTCACTCATGCCGAGGAGCTGGAGGTGACGATCGCGGGCCAGCTATTCCCGCATCTGCTCTACCACTTCGTCATGGTCTACAGCCGGTGGGAGCATGTCGGGGTGGTCCTGGGCGGGGAGAGCTTCACGGCCTTGGCCGAGAACCTGCAGCAGGCGCTCTGGTCGCTCGGCGGGGCACCACAGGAGCATCGCACCGACAGCCTCTCGGCCGCTTTCCGCAACCTGACGGCTGACCAGCGCCAGGATATCACCACGCGCTACAATGCCTTCGTCGGCCATTACGGCATGGAGGCCAGTCGCAACAACCGCGGGGAAGCTCATGAGAACGGCGCGGTGGAGTCCCAGAACCGGCACCTGAAGAAGGCCATCGAACAGGCGCTGATCCTGCGCGGCAGCCGCGACTTCGCCAGCATCGAGGACTACCGCCGCTTCATCGACATTCTGGTGGCACGGCGCAACCGGCAGCGGGCGGCGGCCACGCAGGTGGAACGGGCGCATCTGAAGCCCCTGCCGTCCCGGCGCACCACCGACTTTACAGAGACCGTGGTTCCGGTCACCCGCACCAGCGGCTTTCTGGTCAAGAGCATCTTCTACAGCGCCCCGTCGCAGCTGATCGGGCAGCGCTTGCGGGTCCACCTTTACGACGATCGCCTTGAGGCCTTTCTCGGCAGCACCCTGGTCGTCAGCCATACAAGGGCGCGAGGTCGCGGCGATGGCCATCGCGTGCATGTCATCAACTACCATCACGTCATCCATGCGCTGCGGCGCAAACCGCAAGCCCTGTGGAGTTCGATCTACCGCGACAGCCTGTTCCCGCGAACCGAATACGCTGAGGCCTGGAAGGTGCTGCAGCGCGATCTGCCCCGCCGCGACGCCTGCCGCCGCATGGTCGACCTGCTGTTCATCGCCCACGACCGGGCCTGCGAGGCGGAACTGGCACATCTGCTGGCAGCAGAATTGGACGCGGGCCGGGTGCCCGATCCCGGACCTCTGGCATCCTGCCTGAACCCGCGGCAAACGGCGCTGCCGAGAGATGTTGCCGTCGCCCATCCCTCGCTCGACAGCTTCGATGCCCTTCTGGGAGCCTGCGCATGA
- the istB gene encoding IS21-like element helper ATPase IstB, translating into MTSREIDIHTLPGMLTALRLPSFHKLWADIATRADTEGWPAARFLAVLAEYELAERDMRRIQRHMNEAQLPAGKTLATFDFKALPTLPRARIEALAAGDWLEGGGNLIAIGNSGTGKTHILCAIGHALIERGHRVFYTRTSDLVQRLQAARRDLVLEAALAKLDKFDLIILDDITYAHKDQAETGVLFELIARRYEYRSIAIAANQPFSGWDQIFPDKAMTVAAIDRLVHHAAILEMNAESFRQRAAASNKEALSRPPTTTIADNKDKGEG; encoded by the coding sequence ATGACCTCCCGCGAGATCGACATCCACACGCTGCCAGGCATGCTGACCGCGCTGCGCCTGCCCAGCTTCCACAAGCTTTGGGCCGACATCGCCACCCGTGCCGACACCGAAGGCTGGCCCGCTGCCCGCTTTCTGGCCGTCCTCGCGGAATACGAGCTGGCCGAACGCGACATGCGCCGCATTCAGCGCCACATGAACGAGGCACAGCTACCGGCTGGCAAGACGCTGGCGACCTTCGACTTCAAGGCGCTGCCAACCCTGCCGCGCGCCCGGATCGAGGCCTTGGCGGCCGGCGACTGGCTGGAGGGTGGCGGCAATCTGATCGCCATCGGCAATTCCGGCACGGGCAAGACGCACATTCTCTGCGCGATAGGCCATGCCCTGATCGAGCGGGGACACCGCGTGTTCTATACCCGCACCAGCGATCTGGTGCAGCGACTTCAGGCCGCCCGCCGCGATCTGGTGCTCGAAGCCGCGCTCGCCAAGCTCGACAAGTTCGACCTGATCATCCTCGACGACATCACCTACGCCCACAAGGATCAGGCCGAAACCGGCGTGCTCTTCGAACTGATCGCCCGGCGCTACGAATACCGCAGCATCGCCATCGCCGCCAACCAGCCCTTCAGCGGCTGGGACCAGATCTTCCCGGACAAGGCGATGACCGTCGCCGCCATCGACCGGCTGGTTCATCACGCAGCGATCCTGGAGATGAATGCCGAAAGCTTCCGCCAGCGCGCGGCCGCCTCCAACAAAGAGGCGCTGAGCAGACCGCCAACGACAACCATCGCCGACAACAAGGACAAAGGAGAAGGCTGA
- a CDS encoding recombinase family protein: MTEQLRAAIYARFSTDMQRDASIEDQIRSCRDHAARQGLQVVEVYSDRAMSGASLMRSGMQKLLRDGRSGRFDVVVSEALDRLSRNQADIAQIYQTLQFSDVMIETVSEGAISEMHIGLKGTMNALFLKDLAVKTHRGLKGRALAGKSAGGLTYGYRAVRALDRNGDLIRGERVIEPAEAAIVRRIFRNYAKGVSPKKIAEQLNLEGITGPQGGPWGTSTIHGNRERGTGILNNELYVGRQIWNRLRYVKDPGTGKRISRLNPESDWVITDVPDLRIIGDDLWDKVRTRQGVLKSKDTDIPVWDRRRPRTLFSGLMECGCCGSGFSKISKDAFGCSAARNKGKAVCTNMAVIKQTELEGAVLDALQHHLMDPEAVAIFCTEYTAERNRLANAATTSRKTVEKDLATVKRVARQPACP; encoded by the coding sequence ATGACCGAACAGCTTCGCGCCGCGATCTACGCGCGGTTTTCGACCGACATGCAGCGCGACGCCTCGATCGAGGATCAGATCCGCTCGTGCCGGGACCATGCGGCGCGGCAGGGTCTGCAGGTCGTCGAGGTCTACTCGGACCGGGCCATGTCGGGCGCGAGCCTGATGCGCAGCGGCATGCAGAAGCTGCTGCGCGACGGGCGCAGCGGCCGCTTCGACGTCGTCGTGTCGGAAGCCCTGGACCGGCTGAGCCGGAACCAAGCCGACATCGCCCAGATCTACCAGACGCTTCAATTCAGCGATGTGATGATCGAGACGGTCTCGGAGGGCGCGATCTCGGAGATGCATATCGGGCTGAAGGGCACGATGAACGCGCTGTTTCTCAAGGATCTGGCGGTGAAGACGCACCGTGGGCTGAAGGGCCGCGCGCTGGCGGGCAAATCCGCGGGCGGTTTGACCTACGGCTACCGCGCCGTGCGCGCGTTGGACCGCAATGGCGACCTGATCCGGGGCGAGCGGGTGATCGAACCCGCCGAGGCGGCGATCGTGCGCCGGATTTTCCGGAACTATGCGAAGGGGGTTTCCCCGAAGAAGATCGCCGAACAGCTGAACCTGGAAGGCATTACGGGCCCGCAGGGCGGGCCGTGGGGCACCTCGACCATCCATGGCAATCGCGAACGCGGCACCGGGATACTGAACAATGAGCTTTATGTCGGCCGCCAGATCTGGAACCGGCTGCGCTATGTAAAGGATCCCGGCACCGGCAAGCGCATCTCGCGCCTGAACCCCGAGAGCGACTGGGTGATCACCGACGTGCCGGACCTGCGCATCATCGGGGACGATCTGTGGGACAAGGTCCGCACCCGCCAGGGAGTGCTGAAGTCGAAGGACACCGACATCCCCGTCTGGGATCGCCGCCGCCCACGGACGCTGTTTTCCGGCCTGATGGAATGCGGCTGCTGCGGGTCGGGGTTCTCGAAGATTTCCAAGGACGCCTTCGGCTGTTCGGCCGCAAGGAACAAGGGCAAGGCGGTCTGCACCAACATGGCCGTGATCAAGCAGACGGAACTGGAGGGGGCGGTGCTGGATGCACTGCAGCATCACCTGATGGACCCCGAAGCCGTGGCGATCTTCTGCACGGAATACACCGCCGAGCGCAACCGGCTGGCCAATGCTGCCACGACCAGCCGCAAGACGGTCGAGAAGGACCTGGCGACGGTGAAGCGTGTAGCGCGTCAACCAGCATGTCCGTGA